One Oryza sativa Japonica Group chromosome 8, ASM3414082v1 DNA window includes the following coding sequences:
- the LOC4345105 gene encoding transcription factor IBH1-like 1 has translation MHAPRKFKKAFMERLLLSLQVAGLTSKSMGLRERRDAVRLSSDVAMASARGRAAPWARALVARHAAERRNEPLLRRIMGGDVYERAVSSAGAAVARSRRIVRRSQRVACSSRRKRRSLAMAAASGGGGALAARRMVKGRLRLLRRLVPGGEALRGFSLLSETLDYVVCLKTQVELMHSLCKGSQQKLHLQLG, from the coding sequence ATGCATGCTCCAAGAAAGTTCAAGAAGGCGTTCATGGAGCGGCTGCTGCTGAGCCTGCAGGTGGCCGGGCTGACGTCCAAGTCCATGGGCCTCCGGGAGCGCCGCGATGCCGTCAGGCTGTCCTCCGACGTCGCCATGGCGTCGgcgcgcggccgcgcggcgcCCTGGGCGCGCGCCCTCGtggcgcgccacgccgccgagcGCCGCAACGAGCCGCTCCTACGCCGCATCATGGGCGGCGACGTCTACGAGCGCGCGgtctcctccgccggcgccgccgtggcgagGAGCAGGAGGATCGTGAGGAGGTCGCAGAGGGTGGCGTGCAgctcgaggaggaagcggcggagcCTGGCAAtggccgcggcgagcggcggcggcggcgcattggcggcgaggaggatggtGAAGGGCCGGCTCCGGCTGCTCCGGCGGCTCGtccccggcggcgaggcgctgcGCGGCTTCTCGCTGCTAAGCGAGACGCTCGACTACGTCGTGTGCCTCAAGACGCAGGTCGAGCTCATGCACAGCCTCTGCAAAGGATCCCAGCAGAAGCTGCATCTGCAGCTGGGATGA